A part of Acidobacteriota bacterium genomic DNA contains:
- a CDS encoding gluconate 2-dehydrogenase subunit 3 family protein, with protein sequence MADGDRRDPRLDRRDVLKIAAASAAITSTLGVRRVLSAGQAASPRFFTTSEYSLVDELAEEIIPTDSHSPGARAARVAAYIDGELADAWTAEERNEWRDGLAAIDDLSRRTSGKTFLEATPAERVALLTAIASKEASPESAAEKFFVTLKSRVAFAYYTSEIGIHREMEYQGNVYLQEFVGYDVRTEK encoded by the coding sequence ATGGCGGACGGCGATCGTCGGGATCCTCGGCTCGACCGGCGAGACGTGCTGAAGATCGCCGCGGCGAGCGCGGCGATCACGTCGACGCTCGGCGTGCGGCGTGTGCTGTCGGCGGGCCAGGCCGCGTCTCCACGGTTCTTCACGACGAGCGAATACTCGCTCGTCGACGAGCTGGCCGAAGAGATCATCCCGACCGACAGCCACTCGCCGGGCGCGCGGGCGGCGCGTGTTGCCGCCTACATCGACGGCGAGCTCGCCGACGCCTGGACCGCCGAGGAACGCAACGAGTGGCGCGACGGGCTGGCCGCGATCGACGATCTCAGCCGCCGCACGAGCGGCAAGACCTTCCTCGAGGCCACCCCGGCTGAACGCGTCGCGCTCCTGACCGCCATCGCCTCGAAAGAGGCGAGTCCCGAGAGCGCGGCGGAGAAGTTCTTCGTGACGCTCAAGTCTCGCGTCGCGTTCGCGTACTACACGTCGGAGATCGGCATCCATCGGGAGATGGAATACCAGGGCAACGTCTACCTGCAGGAGTTCGTCGGCTACGACGTCCGAACGGAGAAGTAG
- a CDS encoding GMC family oxidoreductase: MPLLRFLQTPQPDADLTRTYDAIVVGSGAAGGMAAHVLTSKGLEVLMLEAGKKLDLDRELKSMEWPYEHPRRGQMPPGHHALTLNEYTIRQPPYGAGQPYDKVYNYIQGGNGADYSRNFMVDEKDHPYTGTRYAWVRARTLGGKTTIWGRLALRLSDYDFKARRRDGYGEDWPISYKDIAPYYDRVDRYLGISGVAEHLPHLPDSIFQRPTRLTAAEATLRAKMAAMGRTVTPYRAGVTTDGLEHNKYRSRCFGRGACARRPGGCDIHAVFDSPTGLIYPAQDTGRLSLRTNAVVREVLVDERTGKASGVAFLDAETGRAYEARARVVVLAASTLESARIMLLSKSQAHPNGIGNSSGHVGHNFCEHIMGPGVRGLVKDRIGAPRTIDDGRPGGFYVPRFRNLKERRTDFIRGYGFEGSAGNSMFAASDQPGFGADYKKRVRDLSGAYIEMGGFGEVLARYENYVALDPNTTDRWGIPVLRFHYQFGDNEKKMCEDMANTAQEMFEAAGFEIVGVSRTPLTEGWSIHELGTARMGSDRRTSVLNQFQQSHDVKNLFVVDGSSHVSASCQNPTWTIMALAWRSCDYLAEEFRRGRL; encoded by the coding sequence ATGCCGCTTCTCCGGTTCCTTCAGACGCCCCAGCCCGATGCCGACCTGACGCGCACCTACGACGCGATCGTCGTCGGGTCGGGCGCCGCCGGCGGGATGGCCGCGCACGTGCTCACCTCGAAGGGGCTCGAGGTGCTGATGCTCGAGGCGGGCAAGAAGCTCGATCTCGACCGCGAGCTGAAGTCGATGGAGTGGCCGTACGAGCATCCGCGCCGTGGCCAGATGCCGCCAGGTCATCACGCCCTCACGCTCAACGAGTACACGATCCGGCAGCCGCCCTACGGCGCCGGTCAGCCGTACGACAAGGTCTACAACTACATCCAGGGCGGCAATGGTGCCGACTACAGCCGCAACTTCATGGTCGACGAGAAAGACCACCCGTACACGGGCACGCGCTACGCGTGGGTTCGGGCCCGCACGCTGGGTGGCAAGACGACCATCTGGGGCCGGCTCGCGCTGCGTCTTTCGGACTACGACTTCAAAGCGCGACGCCGGGACGGCTACGGCGAGGATTGGCCGATTTCGTACAAGGACATCGCGCCTTACTACGACCGGGTCGACCGCTACCTCGGCATCTCTGGCGTAGCGGAGCACCTGCCGCACCTGCCCGACAGCATCTTCCAACGGCCGACGCGGCTCACGGCCGCCGAGGCGACGCTGCGCGCGAAGATGGCGGCGATGGGACGGACGGTCACGCCCTACCGCGCGGGCGTGACGACCGACGGGCTTGAGCACAACAAGTACAGGAGCCGATGCTTCGGGCGCGGCGCGTGCGCGCGGCGTCCGGGCGGCTGCGACATCCACGCGGTGTTCGACTCGCCGACCGGGCTCATCTACCCGGCACAGGACACCGGCCGCCTGTCGCTGCGCACGAATGCCGTCGTGCGCGAAGTCCTCGTGGACGAGCGTACGGGCAAGGCGAGCGGCGTGGCGTTTCTCGATGCGGAGACGGGCCGCGCCTACGAGGCCCGCGCTCGCGTCGTCGTGCTGGCGGCGTCAACGCTCGAGAGCGCGCGCATCATGCTGCTGTCCAAGTCGCAGGCGCACCCGAACGGCATCGGCAACTCGAGCGGCCACGTGGGCCACAACTTCTGCGAGCACATCATGGGGCCGGGCGTCCGCGGCCTCGTGAAGGACCGCATCGGCGCGCCGCGCACGATCGACGACGGGCGGCCGGGCGGGTTCTACGTGCCCAGATTCCGCAACCTGAAGGAGCGCCGCACGGATTTCATCCGCGGCTACGGCTTCGAGGGCAGCGCGGGCAATTCGATGTTCGCGGCGAGCGACCAGCCGGGCTTCGGCGCCGACTACAAGAAGCGCGTGCGCGATCTGTCGGGCGCCTACATCGAGATGGGCGGGTTCGGCGAAGTGCTGGCCCGCTACGAGAACTACGTCGCTCTCGACCCCAATACGACAGACCGGTGGGGCATTCCGGTACTGCGCTTCCACTACCAGTTCGGCGACAACGAGAAGAAGATGTGCGAGGACATGGCGAACACGGCCCAGGAGATGTTCGAGGCCGCCGGGTTCGAGATCGTGGGCGTGAGCCGCACACCGCTCACCGAAGGGTGGTCGATCCACGAGCTGGGCACGGCGCGCATGGGCTCCGACAGGCGCACGTCGGTGCTGAACCAGTTCCAGCAGTCACACGACGTGAAGAACCTGTTCGTCGTCGACGGCAGCAGCCACGTGAGCGCGTCGTGCCAGAATCCCACCTGGACGATCATGGCGCTCGCCTGGCGCTCCTGCGACTACCTCGCGGAAGAATTCAGGAGAGGACGGCTCTGA
- a CDS encoding c-type cytochrome: MRLSVRLFAVAVFVTSTFARGIGQDASPARTWPPGVQPVGEASPALSPADALKTFSLPPGYRLELVAAEPLVQDPTVIDWDLEGRLWVVEMTGFVRTLDAPEPNLDPIGRVVVLEDTNHDGRMDRRTVFADGLAVPRGVKVLDDGVLVAEPGILWWMRDTNHDLRADVKDIVTREYGRREGSVEGNANGLYWGLDNWLHTSGAEIDLRRRNGRFEIRRIPLRGEWGVTQDDAGRMYRNTNESALHVDVVPAEYYARHASLLRTRGLYESLAIDNDALNDVWPVRPTPGTNRAYQLGIDRPDGTLARFTAVCAPLIYRGDRLPAELYGNAFVAEPAANLVSRLVLSDTGALLRAEKAYARAEFIASTDERFRPVYLANAPDGTLYVVDMYRGVIQDKSSTTTYLRDYIVRKQLDTPIGLGRIYRVVHDTTRRAEPTGLATASASALVKMLSHPNAWWRETAQRLIVERRAVAVASDLAALASTAGDWRTRLHALWTLEGLDRLAPDVVVRALDDRSREVRASALRLAERWLADPRETRVRDAVRRRVADDDWMVRQQVAASLGAMPGADKARALADVLSRYGTDPIIVDVALSGAAGSELAIADELLAGSDTPARSAAVTMLAATVARSGREEDVTRLFDRIASASLTSWSRTALLRGAEVALIGGALPGTAARRGGPPAPAPPCPTCPGARGGPGGSYAFPGVREAQQAATSAPAAGRGSAPLRLRAAPQSLTTLAIESPDPLAPRAAALLGRVEWPGKLAGGPSSVAGRPLTAVEQARFERGREVYRNACQACHQPDGRGQDRLAPPLVGSAIAFADSRIPVRVLLNGKEGAIGLMPPLGATMTDADVSSVLTYIRREWNQAGAPVAPEEVAAVRAETAGRTNPWTDDELTGLMRAAPGR; the protein is encoded by the coding sequence GTGAGGCTCTCCGTTCGACTGTTCGCCGTCGCCGTCTTCGTCACGAGCACCTTCGCGCGAGGTATCGGGCAGGACGCCTCGCCGGCACGCACCTGGCCGCCCGGCGTGCAGCCCGTCGGCGAGGCCTCGCCGGCCTTGTCGCCCGCCGACGCGCTGAAGACGTTCTCCCTTCCGCCGGGCTATCGTCTCGAGCTCGTCGCGGCCGAGCCGCTCGTCCAGGATCCGACCGTCATCGACTGGGACCTCGAAGGCCGGCTGTGGGTCGTCGAGATGACCGGGTTCGTCCGGACGCTCGACGCGCCGGAACCCAACCTCGACCCGATCGGACGCGTTGTCGTGCTCGAAGACACGAATCACGACGGCCGGATGGATCGGCGCACGGTGTTCGCCGATGGACTGGCGGTGCCGCGCGGCGTGAAGGTGCTCGACGACGGCGTGCTCGTCGCCGAACCGGGCATCCTCTGGTGGATGCGCGACACGAATCACGATCTGCGCGCCGACGTGAAGGACATCGTCACGCGTGAGTACGGCCGCCGTGAAGGCAGCGTCGAAGGAAACGCCAACGGCCTCTATTGGGGCCTCGACAACTGGCTGCACACGTCGGGCGCCGAGATCGATCTGCGCCGGCGCAACGGGCGGTTCGAGATTCGAAGGATTCCGCTGCGCGGCGAATGGGGCGTCACGCAGGACGACGCCGGCCGCATGTACCGGAACACGAACGAGTCGGCCCTGCACGTCGACGTCGTTCCCGCCGAGTACTACGCGCGCCACGCGTCGCTGCTCCGCACGCGAGGCCTCTACGAGTCGCTCGCGATCGACAACGACGCGCTGAACGACGTGTGGCCCGTGCGGCCGACCCCCGGCACGAACCGCGCGTACCAGCTCGGCATCGACCGGCCGGACGGCACCCTCGCGCGCTTCACCGCCGTCTGCGCGCCGCTCATCTACCGCGGCGATCGGCTGCCGGCCGAGCTGTACGGGAACGCGTTCGTCGCCGAGCCGGCGGCCAACCTGGTGAGCCGCCTGGTGCTGAGCGACACCGGCGCGTTGCTGCGCGCCGAGAAGGCGTACGCGCGCGCCGAGTTCATCGCGTCGACCGACGAGCGATTCCGGCCCGTGTACCTCGCGAACGCGCCGGACGGCACGCTCTACGTCGTGGACATGTATCGCGGCGTCATTCAGGACAAGTCGTCCACGACGACCTACCTGCGCGACTACATCGTGCGCAAGCAGCTCGACACCCCGATCGGCCTGGGGCGCATCTATCGCGTCGTCCACGACACGACGCGCCGCGCCGAGCCGACCGGCCTGGCGACGGCGTCGGCCTCGGCGCTGGTGAAGATGCTGTCGCATCCGAACGCGTGGTGGCGCGAAACCGCCCAGCGTCTGATTGTCGAGCGGCGGGCCGTTGCGGTGGCGTCGGATCTTGCGGCACTTGCGTCGACGGCCGGCGACTGGCGCACGCGCCTGCACGCGCTGTGGACGTTGGAAGGACTCGATCGTCTCGCGCCGGACGTCGTGGTCCGCGCGCTCGACGATCGGTCTCGCGAGGTGCGGGCATCGGCGCTGCGCCTGGCCGAGCGCTGGCTCGCCGATCCTCGAGAGACGCGGGTGCGCGACGCCGTACGGCGCCGCGTCGCCGATGACGACTGGATGGTGCGGCAGCAGGTGGCCGCCTCGCTCGGCGCCATGCCGGGCGCCGACAAGGCGCGCGCGCTCGCGGACGTGCTGTCGCGCTATGGCACCGATCCCATCATCGTGGACGTCGCGCTCAGCGGAGCCGCCGGCAGCGAGCTGGCGATCGCCGATGAGCTGCTGGCCGGCAGCGACACGCCGGCACGATCGGCCGCCGTGACGATGCTCGCCGCGACGGTGGCGCGAAGCGGCCGGGAGGAGGACGTGACGCGGCTGTTCGATCGGATCGCCAGCGCGTCGCTGACGTCGTGGTCGCGGACGGCGCTGCTGCGCGGTGCCGAGGTCGCGCTCATCGGTGGCGCCTTGCCGGGCACCGCGGCCCGGCGTGGTGGACCGCCGGCGCCCGCTCCGCCGTGCCCGACCTGCCCCGGCGCACGAGGCGGTCCGGGCGGGTCGTACGCGTTTCCCGGCGTCCGCGAAGCGCAGCAGGCCGCGACGTCCGCTCCGGCGGCCGGACGCGGCAGCGCACCGCTGCGCCTGCGGGCCGCGCCTCAATCGTTGACGACGCTCGCCATCGAGTCTCCGGATCCGCTGGCGCCGAGGGCCGCGGCGCTTCTCGGCCGTGTCGAATGGCCCGGCAAGCTCGCCGGCGGGCCATCGTCCGTCGCCGGTCGCCCGTTGACGGCCGTCGAACAGGCCCGATTCGAACGCGGCCGTGAGGTTTACCGGAACGCCTGCCAGGCCTGCCATCAGCCTGACGGGCGCGGTCAGGATCGCCTCGCGCCGCCGCTCGTCGGATCGGCGATCGCCTTCGCCGATTCCCGGATCCCGGTTCGGGTCTTGTTGAACGGCAAAGAGGGAGCGATCGGTCTGATGCCACCTCTCGGCGCGACCATGACCGATGCCGACGTGTCGAGCGTGCTGACCTACATCCGCCGGGAATGGAATCAGGCGGGCGCGCCAGTTGCGCCGGAAGAGGTCGCGGCCGTGAGGGCCGAGACGGCCGGGCGGACGAATCCGTGGACCGACGACGAGCTGACGGGGTTGATGCGGGCGGCGCCAGGCCGCTGA
- a CDS encoding sugar phosphate isomerase/epimerase, producing MTRRWFLTAAGTAVAATAVGPRAQSALPPARTARFRTGLVAYSFQRALQSGQMTYEDLIRLAVDTDIDGIDMTVYWLPSLDDKYLLSLRQLAYRNRVEIYSIGTRVQLSQPTPDQQAKQLADLAKWVDVAQKLGASHIRVFGGQKPAGATLEQAIAFAADTLRKGAEHAGSRGITLGVEDDGGITEYAKETIAIVTGAGSPWAGMNLDIGNFRPPRVYEQIELSIPHAVSTHIKTTVALDDGSGRAPFDLDRVYRMFAAHGYRGYMGLEYEAGGEDPATAVPRHLGQLRALAAKYSRAS from the coding sequence ATGACACGCCGATGGTTTCTCACCGCCGCTGGCACGGCCGTGGCCGCTACCGCCGTCGGGCCGCGCGCCCAGAGCGCATTGCCGCCGGCGCGCACGGCGCGGTTCCGCACGGGGCTCGTCGCCTACTCCTTTCAGCGAGCGCTCCAGTCCGGACAGATGACGTACGAAGACTTGATCCGGCTCGCGGTCGACACCGACATCGACGGCATCGACATGACCGTGTACTGGCTGCCGAGCCTCGACGACAAGTACCTGCTGTCGCTTCGCCAGCTCGCGTATCGCAATCGCGTGGAGATCTACAGCATCGGCACGCGCGTGCAGCTCTCGCAGCCGACGCCAGACCAGCAGGCCAAGCAGCTCGCCGACCTCGCGAAATGGGTCGACGTCGCCCAGAAGCTCGGCGCGAGCCACATCCGCGTGTTCGGCGGACAGAAGCCCGCCGGTGCCACGCTCGAGCAGGCGATCGCGTTCGCGGCCGACACCTTGCGGAAAGGCGCCGAGCACGCGGGCTCGCGCGGCATCACGCTCGGCGTCGAAGACGATGGCGGGATCACGGAGTACGCGAAGGAGACGATCGCGATCGTCACGGGGGCGGGATCGCCCTGGGCCGGCATGAACCTCGACATCGGCAACTTCCGGCCGCCGCGCGTCTACGAACAGATCGAGCTGTCGATCCCGCACGCCGTGAGCACGCACATCAAGACGACCGTCGCGCTCGACGACGGCAGCGGGCGCGCGCCGTTCGACCTGGATCGCGTGTACCGCATGTTCGCCGCGCACGGCTACCGCGGCTACATGGGGCTCGAATACGAGGCCGGCGGAGAGGACCCGGCGACGGCCGTACCGCGCCATCTCGGCCAGCTCAGGGCGCTGGCGGCGAAGTACTCCCGGGCGTCCTGA
- a CDS encoding aspartyl protease family protein has translation MKAAQTFASVTGRLRRRGVGPRALIVLAVLAAAVAVPVAQTPLERAQQDSERGDRMFADAKYREAFDAYSKAVTTTDRPAAIRALKGMIKAALRLSSFRLARSQAEVLRASTGDAESLTLYGDALWADGLFDEAEGAYDTALERFPSSSRAHFGLARSLAARGRLAEALAEAERAMVMDPVDSDPVVLAGELYERLYRFDDAARMYERYVAMLPKRLRNDNNVAAMKIKLLRSFDGRVPARIDDEATAPLHTVPFTLKNKKIILRGTLNGKQVEMVLDTGAERTAITRAMANRTNIHGIAETMITGVGAPGVRRLSVARVDALTFGTLTVRDFPVSIRKDNMPGVPDWQNETFSPMSLGLSMVIDYRRQEVTFGRRLPDDSAEFTLPMRVYRLPMIRGMLNDKQPAYFIVDTGGELMSISTDVATALAMAPRRKIPLKVWGVTGLDRDAFLLPGVDLDFQDIAYRQQGVAVLNLRAPSVLLGFQVGGILGHRFLSGYRVAMDIQRGELRLQRSN, from the coding sequence ATGAAAGCTGCCCAAACGTTCGCGTCCGTCACTGGACGTCTGCGGCGTCGAGGCGTCGGCCCGCGCGCCTTGATCGTTCTGGCCGTGCTCGCCGCCGCGGTCGCGGTTCCGGTGGCGCAGACGCCCTTGGAACGCGCGCAGCAGGATAGCGAACGCGGCGACCGCATGTTCGCCGATGCGAAGTACCGCGAAGCGTTCGACGCCTACAGCAAAGCGGTCACGACGACCGATCGTCCGGCGGCGATTCGGGCGCTCAAAGGCATGATCAAGGCCGCGTTGCGGCTCTCCAGTTTCCGGCTCGCCCGGTCGCAGGCGGAGGTGCTCCGGGCATCGACGGGCGACGCCGAGTCGCTCACGCTCTACGGCGATGCGCTCTGGGCGGATGGGCTGTTCGACGAAGCCGAAGGCGCGTACGACACCGCGCTCGAGCGGTTCCCTTCGTCGTCGCGCGCGCACTTCGGCCTGGCACGATCGCTCGCGGCCCGCGGCCGGCTCGCCGAAGCGCTCGCGGAAGCGGAGCGTGCGATGGTGATGGATCCCGTCGACTCCGATCCCGTCGTGCTCGCCGGCGAGCTGTACGAGCGGCTGTACCGGTTCGACGATGCGGCGCGGATGTACGAGCGGTACGTGGCGATGCTGCCCAAGCGCCTTCGCAACGACAACAACGTCGCGGCGATGAAGATCAAGCTCCTGCGGAGCTTCGACGGCCGCGTGCCGGCGCGGATCGACGACGAAGCGACGGCCCCGCTCCACACGGTGCCGTTCACGCTCAAGAACAAGAAGATCATCCTGCGGGGCACCTTGAACGGCAAACAGGTCGAGATGGTGCTCGACACCGGCGCCGAGCGAACGGCCATCACCCGCGCGATGGCGAACCGCACGAACATCCATGGCATCGCCGAGACGATGATCACGGGCGTCGGCGCGCCCGGCGTGCGGCGGTTGTCGGTGGCGCGCGTCGACGCGCTGACGTTCGGCACCCTCACCGTGCGCGACTTCCCGGTGTCGATTCGCAAGGACAACATGCCGGGCGTACCCGACTGGCAGAACGAGACGTTCTCGCCGATGTCGCTCGGCCTGTCGATGGTGATCGACTACCGCCGCCAGGAGGTCACCTTCGGCCGGCGGCTGCCGGACGACTCGGCGGAGTTCACGCTGCCGATGCGCGTCTATCGTCTCCCCATGATCCGCGGGATGCTCAACGACAAGCAGCCGGCCTACTTCATCGTGGACACCGGCGGCGAGCTGATGTCGATCAGCACCGATGTCGCGACAGCGCTCGCGATGGCGCCGCGCCGCAAGATCCCGTTGAAGGTCTGGGGTGTGACCGGTCTGGATCGCGACGCGTTCCTGCTGCCCGGCGTGGACCTGGACTTCCAGGACATCGCGTATCGCCAGCAGGGCGTCGCCGTGTTGAACCTGCGCGCCCCGAGCGTGCTGCTCGGGTTCCAGGTCGGCGGCATCCTCGGGCACCGCTTCCTCAGCGGCTATCGCGTCGCCATGGACATCCAGCGCGGCGAGCTCCGCCTGCAGCGGTCGAACTGA